In the Oncorhynchus keta strain PuntledgeMale-10-30-2019 chromosome 29, Oket_V2, whole genome shotgun sequence genome, one interval contains:
- the LOC118362051 gene encoding growth/differentiation factor 6-A-like, with protein sequence MILTQSKEQGEFPKSSNPSNFLIYSYTPLKMDPIRAAVPLLWLSLCFGNILEAAVLGSLQYPSGADDNGLVSHLDERSRREPTAVSRKDPPINYTIVPHEYMVSLYRTLSEIESRGLNSSAPRTARLANTVTSFVDQGKDHSSWGSGQRYLFDLSSLSRTDELVEAELRILRKPPLDLLPVLTWGRNLYRLLLYTCPSEGNSGRRLLDSRTVDVLDGEPPKWDVFDVWASVKARRRSHRTAAGNDLLVACFDLLVVSELTKEAANPLTVGLRRQSRQPQERALLVAFSRTRRKENLFKEIREQIKAVRGDMGFLDPLDLSGDVVGHLSRRRRRRTALTSRSIGGAGGGGGGVGVGGGGRSGGGSGRRKTRCSRRQLHVNFKELGWDDWIIAPLDYEAHHCEGVCDFPLRSHLEPTNHAIIQTLMNSMDPDSSPPSCCVPSKLSPISILYIDSGNNVVYKQYEDMVVESCGCR encoded by the exons ATGATATTAACACAATCTAAAGAGCAAGGGGAGTTTCCAAAGTCATCAAACCCGTCCAACTTTCTCATTTACAGCTATACACCACTGAAAATGGATCCTATTAGGGCTGCTGTTCCTTTGCTATGGCTTTCCCTGTGCTTTGGGAATATTCTGGAGGCAGCGGTACTTGGATCATTGCAGTACCCCTCCGGTGCGGATGATAACGGGCTTGTATCACATCTGGATGAGCGGAGTCGCAGAGAGCCGACAGCGGTGTCCAGGAAAGACCCTCCGATAAATTATACTATCGTTCCCCATGAGTATATGGTATCTCTATACAGGACACTATCTGAGATAGAGAGCAGAGGGCTTAACAGCAGTGCTCCTCGCACCGCAAGACTCGCCAACACCGTGACCAGTTTCGTGGATCAAGGAAAAG ATCACTCCTCCTGGGGAAGTGGCCAGCGCTATCTCTTCGATCTCTCCAGTCTGTCCAGGACTGATGAGCTTGTGGAGGCAGAACTGAGGATCCTGAGAAAGCCACCGCTGGATCTCCTTCCTGTGCTGACATGGGGCAGGAATCTTTATCGCCTTCTCCTCTACACCTGTCCGTCTGAGGGGAACTCTGGAAGACGGCTGCTGGATTCCAGGACAGTCGACGTTCTGGATGGCGAGCCTCCCAAATGGGATGTATTTGACGTGTGGGCAAGCGTGAAGGCTCGACGAAGGAGCCACAGGACAGCAGCAGGCAACGACCTCCTTGTGGCCTGCTTTGACCTGCTGGTTGTTTCGGAGTTGACCAAAGAGGCAGCCAACCCTCTTACAGTAGGGCTGCGACGCCAGTCTCGGCAGCCCCAGGAGAGGGCCTTGCTGGTGGCTTTTTCTCGCACCCGCAGGAAAGAAAACCTGTTCAAGGAGATCAGGGAGCAGATAAAGGCAGTGCGAGGAGACATGGGTTTTCTGGATCCTTTGGACCTCTCTGGTGACGTGGTTGGTCACCTATCCAGGCGTCGCAGACGCCGGACTGCCCTGACCAGCAGATCTATAGGTGGAgctggtgggggaggaggaggcgtcggtgttggaggaggaggaaggagtggTGGAGGCAGCGGGCGCAGGAAGACTCGATGCAGCCGCAGGCAGCTCCACGTCAACTTCAAGGAGCTGGGCTGGGACGACTGGATCATCGCACCGCTGGATTACGAGGCGCACCACTGTGAGGGCGTGTGTGACTTTCCGCTGCGCTCACACCTGGAGCCAACAAATCACGCCATCATTCAGACACTTATGAACTCTATGGACCCTGACTCCAGCCCGCCCAGCTGCTGTGTCCCCTCCAAACTCAGCCCTATCAGCatcctctacattgactctggcAACAATGTGGTCTACAAGCAGTATGAGGACATGGTGGTGGAGAGCTGTGGCTGCAGGTAG
- the mtres1 gene encoding mitochondrial transcription rescue factor 1 — protein sequence MQGLLIQALALRQLGRLSTRKLLNPGPGPYWTEWCPRTLHTRQLCGSPSFLTLGGHKLPKRWNSAKSRLVLHHVRFKSSKKKGGAKVVQEEEEDDEKDLEDSDYDDEPEDDSSVSKDYKDIEKYVQSFRYDVIMKAGLDIARNKVEDAFYGNKLWLNGQKLVKKSKLVKVGDTLDLVLLENKETDTVTLLRVIIKKELGESKDGDRYKVVLRRWKNLELPKQNAFKQ from the exons ATGCAGGGATTGTTGATACAGGCACTGGCACTGAGACAGTTGGGAAGGCTGAGTACCCGAAAGCTGCTGAACCCTGGACCGGGACCTTACTGGACAGAATGGTGCCCAAGGACACTACACACCCGCCAGCTGTGTGGTTCCCCCTCTTTCCTGACCCTTGGGGGACACAAGCTTCCTAAACGCTGGAATTCAGCTAAGAGCAGGTTGGTTCTTCATCACGTGAGGTTCAAAAGCAGCAAGAAGAAAGGAGGAGCAAAGGTcgtacaggaagaggaagaagatgaTGAAAAGGACCTGGAGGACAGTGACTATGACGATGAACCTGAGGATGACTCCAGTGTGTCAAAAGACTACAAAGACATAGAGAAATATGTGCAGTCCTTTCGATATGATGTTATCATGAAAGCTGGCCTTGACATAGCACGCAA CAAAGTGGAGGATGCATTCTATGGCAACAAGCTTTGGCTAAATGGACAGAAACTTGTCAAGAAAAGTAAATTG GTTAAAGTTGGGGACACCTTGGACCTGGTATTGTTAGAGAACAAAGAAACAGACACTGTCACGCTTTTGAGAGTCATCATTAAGAAGGAATTGGGTGAATCCAAGGATGGAGACCGGTACAAAGTTGTTCTGAGGCGCTGGAAAAACTTAGAACTTCCCAAGCAGAATGCCTTTAAACAATGA
- the LOC118362648 gene encoding BEN domain-containing protein 3-like yields the protein MNSSDHRENTDGEMLEIEREPIQDIKTETDECTISETTEGPRRWYLGTSEATRKRIAKDMGCDSHNSELLQSTSSKRVRVSSEAGRRLLRRLSEESTRPQSLCLTSAEKDPAQEKTIASHRKPLYSISHRITEKKHISSLDQQAQHEGGVQLSYSNLLSPQLVNTGEHSRSEPLSALGAAGSMSSTDSNLYSLIEKMFFILNTLNSSMTQLHSKVDLLSLEVTRIKKQVKPSEMATEFQPPPEYLLTSEELSQLMEQTSNAGELGCRLLVHLFPELFKAKVCTPGCIVNKRTLDSLQLQLIRNYVKVCFPLVKNNNIWQDECLLQINNFFNRFWAQKDMESGPQSCGRQTITDFGLKAERNQPCHFINEEGQEVHIDLDSNSDHTNNEVVMPDLVFDTQEVGEDLDKLSSPEDFMFLVNRVFPEVFKEGKLPEGSVGKMILDSDRIEIIRKYMEANFPDVPEDSWLHVCVQRIEDAIEGYHSNGNGSEPENMNNESYGSTSLPDDVSIIKISEMCDYERPGHRSKKSLLVPVDFEQLEIPLPDFSVPQEYLLSREQLRNNYDGSLSIGNFASRLLVLTFPELFTYENTRKHYNCSGSLGKKQLDPVRVNLIRHYVELLYPQAKNDRVWTLEFVGKLDERCRRRDTEQRRSYQQQPKVYAPELEQGPVDFVAACQVNQLNTEHLKENFEIPPLPPEKSSKDFCMIPLEELKVSIPDFPVPLVYLLSDTEVREIVQQSLSVGNFAARLLVRLFPELFTQENLRLQYNHSGACNKKQLDPVRLRLIRHYVEAVYPVEKMEEVWHYECVPSIDERCRRPNRKKCDILKKAKRSNTVS from the exons ATGAATTCCTCTGACCATAGGGAAAACACAGATGGCGAAATGCTGGAGATAG AGCGAGAACCCATTCAAGACATCAAGACGGAGACAGATGAATGTACTATTAGTGAGACAACTGAAGGACCCCGCAGATGGTACCTTGGAACTAGTGAGGCCACCAGGAAACGTATTGCCAAGGACATGGGCTGTGACTCACACAATTCTGAATTGCTCCAGTCTACCAGCAGCAAAAGAGTCAGGGTCTCTAGTGAG GCAGGGCGGCGCTTGCTGAGGAGATTGTCTGAAGAGTCCACAAGGCCACAATCTCTCTGCCTGACATCTGCAGAGAAGGACCCTGCCCAGGAGAAGACTATAGCCTCTCACAGGAAGCCTCTGTACAGCATCTCTCACAGAATCACAGAGAAGAAGCACATATCAAGCCTGGACCAGCAGGCTCAGCATGAGGGAGGAGTGCAGCTAAGCTACAGCAATCTCTTATCCCCTCAACTGGTCAATACAGGGGAGCACAGCCGAAGTGAACCCCTCTCTGCCCTGGGGGCAGCAGGGTCCATGTCTTCAACAGACTCTAATCTATACTCCCTCATTGAGAAGATGTTTTTCATCCTCAATACGCTTAACTCAAGCATGACCCAACTGCACAGCAAGGTGGATCTACTTTCCCTGGAGGTCACTCGCATCAAAAAACAGGTCAAACCCTCAGAGATGGCAACTGAGTTCCAGCCTCCTCCAGAATACCTGTTGACAAGTGAGGAGCTGAGTCAACTGATGGAGCAGACATCAAATGCTGGCGAGTTGGGTTGTCGACTGCTAGTACATCTCTTCCCAGAACTTTTTAAAGCCAAGGTGTGCACTCCTGGTTGTATTGTCAACAAGAGAACGTTGGATTCCCTACAGCTGCAGCTAATACGCAACTATGTGAAGGTGTGTTTTCCTCTGGTAAAGAATAACAACATTTGGCAGGATGAATGCCTATTACAGATTAATAACTTCTTTAACCGCTTCTGGGCTCAGAAGGATATGGAGAGCGGGCCACAGTCATGTGGGAGACAGACTATTACAGACTTTGGTTTAAAAGCTGAACGGAACCAGCCCTGCCATTTTATAAATGAGGAGGGGCAAGAAGTGCACATCGACTTAGACTCCAATAGTGACCACACCAACAATGAAGTAGTAATGCCAGACCTTGTGTTTGACACTCAGGAGGTTGGAGAGGATCTTGATAAGCTCTCCTCCCCTGAAGACTTTATGTTTCTTGTAAACAGAGTTTTCCCAGAGGTTTTTAAGGAGGGGAAATTACCAGAGGGTAGTGTGGGAAAGATGATCCTGGACTCGGACAGGATAGAGATTATCCGTAAGTACATGGAAGCTAATTTTCCTGACGTCCCAGAGGATAGTtggctgcatgtgtgtgtgcagcgCATAGAAGATGCAATAGAGGGTTATCATAGTAACGGTAATGGCAGTGAGCCTGAGAACATGAACAATGAGAGCTATGGCTCCACAAGCCTCCCTGATGATGTCTCTATCATCAAGATCAGTGAAATGTGTGACTACGAGAGACCAGGTCATAGGTCAAAAAAGTCGTTGCTTGTGCCAGTCGATTTTGAACAACTTGAGATCCCCCTACCAGATTTCAGTGTGCCTCAAGAGTATCTGCTCTCGAGGGAGCAACTGAGGAACAACTATGACGGTAGCTTGTCAATTGGGAACTTTGCCTCTCGCCTCTTGGTACTTACATTCCCTGAGCTCTTCACCTACGAGAACACACGGAAGCATTACAACTGTAGTGGCTCTCTCGGGAAGAAACAGCTTGATCCTGTGCGGGTCAACCTTATTCGCCACTATGTAGAGCTACTATATCCACAGGCCAAGAATGACAGAGTGTGGACCCTGGAATTTGTGGGTAAACTGGACGAGCGGTGCAGGCGACGAGACACGGAACAACGGAGGTCGTACCAGCAGCAACCCAAAGTCTATGCTCCGGAGTTGGAGCAAGGGCCTGTGGACTTTGTGGCTGCTTGCCAAGTGAACCAGCTCAACACAGAGCACTTGAAGGAGAACTTTGAGATCCCTCCACTACCCCCTGAAAAAAGTAGCAAAGACTTCTGCATGATCCCCCTGGAGGAATTGAAGGTGTCGATTCCAGACTTCCCAGTGCCTTTGGTCTACTTGCTCTCAGACACTGAGGTGCGAGAGATTGTCCAGCAGAGCCTTTCAGTGGGAAACTTTGCCGCCCGCCTACTGGTGCGCCTCTTCCCTGAGCTCTTCACTCAGGAGAACCTGCGGCTTCAGTATAACCATTCAGGCGCCTGCAACAAGAAGCAGCTGGATCCAGTGCGTCTCAGGCTCATCCGCCACTATGTAGAAGCCGTGTACCCAGTTGAGAAGATGGAGGAGGTCTGGCATTATGAATGTGTGCCAAGCATCGATGAGCGATGCCGGCGGCCCAACCGCAAGAAGTGTGACATTCTGAAGAAGGCCAAGAGATCAAATACTGTGTCCTAG